A genomic window from Luteolibacter sp. LG18 includes:
- the dnaA gene encoding chromosomal replication initiator protein DnaA, with protein MHEGATETFTESHDGGAWDLICGDLQSMVSRDAFQRWFRAARMTSCEDGVVTIGVPGEIHQVWIETNYLPELTSAVCARIEGVHEVRVTIGTEEVAPAEKEAASDEPAATYTRPDEPGAFEKRIKAAGLNPNYTFERFVVGNNSQFAHAACEAVAKRTGVGYNPLFIHGGPGLGKTHLMQSIGQEWLRRYPSSRVVYLTCEKFTNEFIDAVRRGDIEKFRRRYRSADVMLIDDVQFLAGKERSQEEFFHTFNTLLDGRQQVVLTCDRPACEIKNLEPRLVSRFECGLAVELQPPQMETRMAILRKKSEEWKVKVDGSILRFLAERIGTNVRRLEGALMRVATFASLAGESVSVDKVEHLLRDLLREEASRQISIDSIQKAVAEHFDVRLADMTSRRRPASIALPRQVAMYLSRNLTKGSLMEIGEAFGGRDHGTVIHACKKINDRIGKEPGMRETIARIESQLRR; from the coding sequence ATGCATGAAGGCGCAACCGAAACGTTCACGGAAAGCCACGATGGTGGAGCCTGGGACCTCATTTGCGGTGACCTGCAATCCATGGTCAGCCGCGATGCCTTCCAGCGTTGGTTCCGTGCCGCGCGCATGACGTCCTGCGAGGACGGTGTCGTCACCATCGGTGTCCCCGGTGAGATCCACCAGGTGTGGATCGAGACCAACTATCTCCCCGAGCTGACCTCCGCCGTCTGCGCCCGCATCGAGGGCGTGCACGAGGTCCGCGTGACCATCGGCACCGAAGAGGTCGCCCCGGCCGAAAAGGAAGCCGCCAGCGATGAGCCGGCCGCCACCTACACCCGCCCGGACGAGCCCGGCGCGTTCGAGAAGCGCATCAAGGCCGCCGGCCTGAATCCGAACTACACCTTCGAGCGCTTCGTCGTCGGCAACAACAGCCAGTTCGCCCACGCCGCCTGCGAGGCCGTGGCGAAGCGCACCGGCGTCGGCTACAACCCGCTCTTCATCCACGGCGGCCCGGGCCTCGGCAAGACCCACCTGATGCAGTCCATCGGCCAGGAGTGGCTGCGCCGCTACCCGTCCTCACGCGTCGTCTATCTCACCTGCGAGAAGTTCACCAACGAGTTCATCGACGCCGTCCGCCGTGGCGACATCGAGAAGTTCCGCCGCCGCTACCGCAGTGCGGACGTGATGCTCATCGACGACGTCCAGTTCCTCGCCGGCAAGGAGCGCTCCCAGGAGGAGTTCTTCCACACCTTCAACACCCTGCTCGATGGCCGCCAGCAGGTCGTCCTGACCTGCGACCGCCCGGCCTGCGAGATCAAGAACCTCGAGCCGCGCCTCGTCTCCCGCTTCGAGTGCGGCCTCGCCGTCGAGCTCCAGCCGCCGCAGATGGAGACCCGCATGGCCATCCTCCGGAAGAAGTCCGAGGAGTGGAAGGTGAAGGTCGATGGCTCGATCCTCCGCTTCCTGGCCGAGCGCATCGGCACCAACGTCCGCCGCCTGGAAGGCGCGCTCATGCGCGTCGCCACCTTCGCCTCCCTCGCCGGGGAAAGCGTCAGCGTGGACAAGGTCGAGCACCTGCTCCGCGACCTGCTCCGCGAGGAGGCCAGCCGCCAGATCAGCATCGATTCCATCCAGAAGGCCGTGGCCGAGCACTTCGACGTGCGCCTCGCGGACATGACCAGCCGCCGCCGCCCCGCCAGCATCGCGCTGCCCCGCCAGGTGGCCATGTATCTGAGCCGGAACCTCACCAAGGGCTCCCTGATGGAAATCGGCGAGGCCTTCGGCGGCCGCGACCACGGCACTGTCATCCACGCCTGCAAGAAGATCAACGACCGCATCGGCAAGGAACCGGGCATGCGCGAGACCATCGCCCGCATCGAATCCCAGCTCCGGCGCTGA
- the dnaN gene encoding DNA polymerase III subunit beta, whose translation MKFRISKEAFLDGLQKVQHVVSTRTTLPILSNVLLVASNGRLQFTTTDLDVGITGSVEAQIERDGATTLPAKRLVNIVRELPASEVEVSVDAKNVASIQSGPSFFKIIGLSQDEFPPLPDFGGAKEFRIPQIVLRDGLRKTSYAISTDETRYVLNGIFTSFREGKLTLVATDGRRLAMMENDLEFPASHETDVIIPTKAVQELQRLLGDAGDVLVRLSESQISFIVGESLLVSKLIEGNYPNYRQVIPGDSTERVPLNREAMLETVRRVSLLSSDKSNSVKLVFGENQIEVTANSPDVGEARESMDVAYTGKAMQIAFNPDFLKAPLQNLDAETVYLDLIDEMSPGVIRIDGSFLYVLMPMRVTGG comes from the coding sequence ATGAAGTTCCGAATTTCCAAGGAAGCGTTCCTCGACGGCCTGCAGAAGGTTCAGCACGTCGTCAGCACGCGCACCACGCTGCCGATCCTTTCGAACGTTCTGCTGGTCGCCAGCAACGGTCGCCTGCAGTTCACCACCACGGACCTCGATGTCGGCATCACCGGCTCGGTGGAAGCCCAGATCGAGCGGGACGGTGCCACCACCCTCCCGGCCAAGCGCCTGGTGAACATCGTCCGCGAGCTCCCGGCCAGCGAGGTCGAGGTCTCCGTGGACGCCAAGAACGTGGCCTCCATCCAGAGCGGCCCGTCCTTCTTCAAGATCATCGGCCTCAGCCAGGATGAGTTCCCGCCGCTGCCGGACTTCGGCGGTGCCAAGGAATTCCGCATCCCGCAGATCGTCCTGCGCGACGGACTTCGCAAGACCTCCTACGCGATCTCGACCGACGAGACCCGCTACGTGCTCAACGGCATCTTCACCTCCTTCCGCGAGGGCAAGCTCACGCTCGTCGCCACCGACGGCCGCCGCCTCGCGATGATGGAGAACGACCTCGAGTTCCCCGCTTCCCACGAAACCGACGTCATCATCCCGACCAAGGCCGTGCAGGAACTCCAGCGCCTCCTCGGCGATGCCGGCGACGTGCTCGTCCGCCTCAGCGAGAGCCAGATCTCTTTCATCGTCGGTGAGAGCCTGCTGGTCAGCAAGCTGATCGAGGGCAACTACCCGAACTACCGCCAGGTGATCCCGGGCGACTCCACCGAGCGCGTGCCGCTCAACCGCGAGGCGATGCTCGAAACCGTCCGCCGTGTTTCGCTGCTGTCCTCGGACAAGTCGAACTCCGTGAAGCTCGTCTTCGGCGAGAATCAGATCGAGGTCACCGCGAACTCGCCGGACGTCGGTGAAGCCCGCGAGTCCATGGACGTCGCCTACACCGGCAAGGCCATGCAGATCGCCTTCAACCCGGACTTCCTCAAGGCCCCGCTCCAGAATCTCGACGCGGAAACCGTCTACCTCGACCTCATCGACGAGATGAGCCCGGGCGTGATCCGCATCGACGGCAGCTTCCTCTACGTGCTCATGCCGATGCGCGTCACCGGAGGCTGA
- the ftsH gene encoding ATP-dependent zinc metalloprotease FtsH → MSDPQNSRPPQGPNRPGEPTGFNWKLLIFLTVALLILGVAFLNPNLGGSSRTIAYPEFREAWDQGRVILNDQKKYPFKIVTKESYANALITGWMQPKLVRPEKAQTEDYAFKVLANQTVDEGDLKLLKSDHVPMRRVTGDVPAQAEDPATRVLSFAEFRKAFSLGEIAPNDPNGPLTLTTATVGGNAALTGIRKEVKNWEIAKIDGKVQEPRQFEVNTLVALLGDDLSELVKSYGTYETDPDILKSAIFTFLPVLLVVLLLVFLFRQQMKAAGRGAMSFGKSKARLLTMDRNKVTFKDVAGIQEAKEELWEIVDFLRDPRKFQKLGGSIPKGVLMVGPPGTGKTLLARAIAGEADVPFFSISGSDFVEMFVGVGASRVRDMFEQGKKHAPCLIFIDEIDAVGRHRGHGMGGGHDEREQTLNQLLVEMDGFDTQEGVIIIAATNRPDVLDPALLRPGRFDRQVTVSLPDYKGREEILKVHIKKIKLAANTDLGVIARGTPGFSGAELANLINEAALLAARKGMSAVTLAEMEEARDKVRWGRERRSLALSDKEKENTAYHEAGHAILNEILEHTDPLHKVTIIPRGPSLGSTMFLPTEDKFTYRKAELLDQLVVAMGGRVAEEIVFGNVTNGAVGDIRMATHIARKMVCEWGMSDKLGMVEYGEAEGDSFMSRGRSSYSGATAKLIDDEVKGLIDHAYDDAKRLLVDRRTTLELIAQALLEYETLDAEHIKDLIESGSMKNPPSSPKPPSIPDEYRKKEAPKRPDGSSTDEDGPLPGAVVGAPA, encoded by the coding sequence ATGTCCGATCCTCAGAACTCCCGACCACCGCAGGGCCCGAACCGCCCCGGTGAACCGACCGGTTTCAACTGGAAGCTGCTCATTTTCCTGACGGTGGCCCTGTTGATCCTGGGCGTCGCATTCCTGAACCCGAATCTAGGGGGCAGTTCGCGCACGATCGCCTATCCGGAATTCCGCGAGGCCTGGGACCAGGGCCGCGTGATCCTCAACGACCAGAAGAAGTACCCCTTCAAGATCGTCACCAAGGAGTCCTACGCCAACGCGCTGATTACCGGCTGGATGCAGCCGAAACTGGTCCGCCCGGAGAAGGCCCAGACCGAGGACTACGCTTTCAAGGTGCTCGCGAACCAGACGGTGGATGAGGGCGACCTCAAGCTGCTGAAGAGCGACCATGTGCCGATGCGCCGGGTCACCGGAGATGTACCCGCACAAGCCGAGGACCCGGCTACCCGCGTGCTCAGTTTCGCCGAGTTCCGCAAGGCCTTCTCGCTGGGTGAAATCGCGCCGAACGATCCGAACGGCCCGCTCACCCTCACCACGGCCACCGTGGGCGGCAACGCGGCGCTGACCGGCATCCGCAAGGAAGTGAAGAACTGGGAGATCGCCAAAATCGACGGCAAGGTCCAAGAGCCGCGCCAGTTCGAGGTCAACACGCTGGTGGCCCTGCTCGGCGACGACCTTTCCGAGTTGGTGAAGTCCTACGGCACCTACGAAACCGACCCGGACATCCTCAAGAGCGCGATCTTCACCTTCCTACCGGTGCTGCTGGTGGTGCTGCTGCTCGTTTTCCTCTTCCGCCAGCAGATGAAGGCCGCCGGCCGCGGCGCCATGTCCTTCGGCAAGAGCAAGGCCCGCCTGCTGACGATGGACCGCAACAAGGTCACCTTCAAGGACGTGGCCGGCATCCAGGAGGCCAAGGAAGAGCTGTGGGAGATCGTCGACTTCCTCCGCGATCCGCGCAAGTTCCAGAAGCTCGGCGGCTCGATTCCGAAGGGCGTGCTGATGGTCGGCCCTCCGGGCACCGGCAAGACCCTGCTCGCCCGCGCGATCGCCGGCGAGGCGGATGTGCCGTTCTTCTCGATCTCGGGTTCGGACTTCGTCGAAATGTTCGTCGGCGTGGGAGCCTCCCGCGTCCGCGACATGTTCGAGCAGGGCAAGAAGCACGCGCCCTGCCTGATCTTCATCGATGAGATCGACGCCGTGGGCCGCCACCGTGGACACGGCATGGGCGGTGGCCACGACGAGCGCGAGCAGACGCTCAACCAGCTTCTCGTGGAGATGGATGGCTTCGACACCCAGGAAGGCGTGATCATCATCGCCGCGACCAACCGTCCGGACGTGCTCGATCCCGCGCTGCTGCGCCCGGGCCGCTTCGACCGTCAGGTCACCGTCTCGCTGCCGGACTACAAGGGCCGCGAGGAGATCCTCAAGGTCCACATCAAGAAGATCAAGCTGGCCGCCAACACCGACCTCGGCGTGATCGCCCGCGGCACGCCCGGTTTCTCCGGCGCCGAGCTGGCGAACCTGATCAACGAGGCCGCGCTGCTGGCCGCCCGCAAGGGCATGTCCGCGGTGACGCTCGCCGAAATGGAGGAAGCCCGCGACAAGGTCCGCTGGGGCCGCGAGCGCCGCTCGCTCGCCCTCTCCGACAAGGAGAAGGAGAACACCGCTTACCACGAAGCCGGCCACGCGATCCTCAACGAGATCCTCGAGCACACCGATCCGCTCCACAAGGTCACCATCATCCCGCGTGGCCCGTCGCTCGGCTCGACCATGTTCCTGCCGACCGAGGACAAGTTCACCTACCGCAAGGCCGAGCTGCTCGACCAACTCGTGGTCGCCATGGGCGGTCGCGTGGCCGAGGAGATCGTGTTTGGCAACGTCACCAACGGCGCGGTCGGCGACATCCGCATGGCCACCCACATCGCCCGCAAGATGGTGTGCGAGTGGGGTATGAGCGACAAGCTGGGCATGGTGGAATACGGCGAGGCGGAAGGTGATTCCTTCATGTCCCGCGGACGCTCCAGCTACAGCGGCGCCACCGCCAAGCTGATCGATGACGAAGTGAAGGGCCTGATCGACCATGCCTACGACGACGCCAAGCGCCTGCTGGTGGACCGCCGCACGACGCTCGAGCTGATCGCCCAAGCGCTGTTGGAATACGAGACCCTCGACGCCGAGCACATCAAGGACCTGATCGAGAGCGGCTCGATGAAGAATCCGCCGTCCTCGCCGAAGCCGCCCTCCATCCCGGATGAATACCGGAAGAAGGAAGCGCCGAAGCGGCCCGATGGCAGCTCCACCGACGAAGACGGACCCCTGCCCGGCGCGGTGGTGGGAGCCCCCGCCTGA
- a CDS encoding ATP-binding cassette domain-containing protein, whose translation MRWTRWLRVIPGIGRLRSLRPGTGAHVGVLVDAFAAFATLDDELSTLEADLVLDLLRSAFPDVDHGWLARRLQRAVKSPTPLHTIAGEMKNFLDDTGKLAVGLQLFTLVDAAGRSERSRASFERFMRRLGRPDYGLAILREMRGTEFADQPPFDRLVFGGEGADVVLPPAARDHSFRVYRTGDLILVRNMGPAPLWIRGRSLEPGAFLRMRERQPLVIPGWTLTHEDLVFFLDVGRTENPPSIFIEAHDEGFAAERTRSRQSLVRVRFGLNAEVEAFRDTTLHAGSRGALTKGDVIHCQNHERLSDDKGFSVSIDELRRRAIHAGRRFRLASDRQEYLVSNDPTALSRGDLLLGPKLAPRVVMFIRFDEQRAEGMLELRESEGPVSVDGIPVRGNAPLNDGSLIRLSGSQAVRCRFSEGFLDEERTQIESLVAEDVIHDFGPGSRALDNVSFDIRRGEMLCIIGPSGSGKSTLLSVLSGQLEPSRGHIRMNGIDLYEHRERLVPFVAHMPQEEALNPQLTVREQLRHATTVRRPALSLAEHERRVDSVLAELGLQPIARRRVGSPGEKTLSGGERSRLNLGLDLGSRAEIFLFDEPISGLSSKDSEHVAETLRSLARDKIVVASLHRPGATVLRLFDKVLLLDSGGRIAFFGTPQAMVTYFREACDELAISHPAVIARTPLGADFVFDVLETPLSAIGGGLNPVAARRFPPSFWQERFESLALVKSLAPGEGAPQRLGDAPSPDLLPVPPRPARRFQSLVALFATHFQRSLLSKIRNRGTLYSTFLEAPLLAMLIGITLRSSPKGGYEFNTALHIPAYLFLSATVAMFLGLTNSATEILRDRPLLRRERNCQPGAGLYISAKLCALGLVAAAQCLAYLLIANPILGIRGMLFDHWFWLTLTAWTGTGLALVVSALVKTERAALTSVPLLLVPQMLLAGALVPYREMNRGLFWSNAPAAPVVSQSTAPGKDGADDDVTSDKYSTRERGGAPVPAMFMPLRHSYEALVVDQATRNPFEFERYRLQRRIEIMKDFDKSLPNDVADRFDLMKEGLRRLLAAGARNPDEAADLLSRITRMAKSGTRLEVQTMKVWPDDDTGVRPASEFFVNERIDLLVREAETFRNDYRNKTDRNVFLALKKPVFGALVDTLDFSAALQLLIVFGCGTAASLILAAQNRRTR comes from the coding sequence ATGCGGTGGACCCGTTGGCTGCGGGTGATTCCCGGCATCGGGCGGCTCCGCTCGCTGCGCCCCGGTACCGGGGCCCACGTGGGCGTGCTGGTCGATGCCTTCGCCGCCTTTGCCACCCTGGATGACGAACTCAGCACGCTGGAGGCCGATCTGGTGCTCGATCTACTCCGCAGCGCCTTCCCGGATGTCGACCACGGCTGGCTGGCCCGCCGCCTCCAGCGCGCGGTGAAGAGCCCCACCCCCCTGCACACCATCGCCGGGGAGATGAAGAATTTCCTCGATGACACCGGGAAACTGGCCGTCGGCCTGCAATTGTTCACCTTGGTGGACGCCGCGGGCCGCTCCGAGCGCAGCCGCGCCAGCTTCGAGCGCTTCATGCGCCGTCTGGGCCGGCCGGACTATGGCCTCGCCATTCTCCGGGAAATGCGCGGCACCGAGTTCGCGGACCAGCCGCCGTTCGACCGCCTGGTGTTCGGTGGGGAAGGGGCGGACGTGGTGCTCCCCCCGGCCGCGCGGGACCATTCGTTCCGCGTCTACCGCACCGGTGACCTGATTCTGGTGAGAAACATGGGGCCCGCTCCCCTGTGGATCCGGGGCCGCTCGTTGGAGCCCGGGGCCTTCCTGCGGATGCGCGAGCGCCAGCCGCTGGTGATCCCCGGCTGGACCCTCACCCATGAAGACCTAGTGTTTTTCCTGGATGTGGGCCGCACCGAGAACCCGCCGTCGATTTTCATCGAGGCCCACGACGAGGGCTTCGCCGCCGAGCGCACCCGCAGCCGCCAGAGCTTGGTGCGCGTCCGGTTCGGCTTGAACGCCGAGGTGGAGGCCTTCCGCGACACCACCCTCCACGCCGGCAGCCGGGGAGCCCTGACCAAGGGCGATGTCATCCATTGTCAGAACCACGAGCGTCTCAGCGACGACAAGGGGTTCAGCGTGTCGATCGACGAACTCCGCCGCCGTGCCATCCATGCCGGCCGCCGCTTCCGTCTCGCCAGCGACCGTCAGGAATACCTCGTTTCCAATGACCCGACGGCCCTGTCCCGTGGCGACCTCCTGTTGGGGCCGAAGCTGGCGCCCCGCGTGGTCATGTTCATCCGTTTCGATGAACAGCGCGCCGAGGGCATGTTGGAATTGCGGGAGTCCGAGGGGCCGGTCTCGGTGGACGGCATCCCGGTCCGCGGCAATGCTCCGCTCAACGATGGTTCGCTGATCCGCCTCTCCGGCAGCCAGGCGGTGCGCTGCCGCTTCAGCGAGGGCTTCCTCGACGAGGAAAGGACGCAGATCGAATCGCTGGTGGCGGAAGACGTGATCCACGACTTCGGCCCCGGCTCACGCGCGCTGGACAATGTCAGCTTCGATATCCGCCGCGGCGAGATGCTTTGCATCATCGGTCCCAGCGGTAGCGGCAAGAGCACCTTGCTGTCGGTCCTTTCCGGCCAGTTGGAGCCTTCGCGCGGACACATCCGCATGAACGGCATCGACCTCTACGAGCACCGCGAGCGCCTGGTGCCGTTCGTGGCCCACATGCCGCAGGAGGAAGCGCTCAATCCCCAGCTCACCGTCCGCGAGCAGCTCCGCCACGCCACTACGGTGCGGCGGCCCGCGCTTTCGCTCGCGGAGCACGAGCGCCGTGTGGACAGCGTCCTCGCCGAGCTCGGTCTCCAGCCGATCGCCCGCCGCCGTGTCGGCTCTCCCGGCGAAAAGACCCTTTCCGGTGGCGAGCGCAGCCGCTTGAACCTCGGTCTCGATCTGGGCAGCCGGGCGGAGATCTTCCTCTTCGACGAGCCGATTTCCGGCCTGTCCTCGAAGGACTCCGAGCATGTCGCGGAAACCCTGCGCTCGCTCGCCCGCGACAAGATCGTGGTGGCGTCCCTGCATCGCCCCGGTGCCACCGTGCTGCGGTTGTTCGACAAGGTGCTGCTGCTGGATAGCGGCGGCCGCATCGCCTTCTTCGGCACCCCGCAGGCGATGGTCACCTATTTCCGCGAGGCCTGCGATGAGCTCGCGATCTCCCATCCGGCCGTGATCGCCCGCACGCCCCTTGGCGCGGATTTCGTCTTCGACGTGTTGGAAACCCCGCTCAGCGCCATCGGTGGCGGCTTGAACCCGGTGGCGGCCCGGCGTTTCCCACCTTCGTTCTGGCAGGAACGCTTCGAAAGCCTCGCGCTGGTCAAGTCGCTGGCTCCGGGCGAAGGGGCGCCGCAGCGCCTTGGCGATGCTCCCTCGCCCGACCTGCTGCCGGTCCCGCCACGGCCCGCCCGCCGGTTCCAATCGCTTGTCGCGCTCTTCGCCACCCATTTCCAGCGCTCCCTGCTCTCGAAGATCCGGAACCGCGGCACGCTCTACTCCACCTTCCTCGAGGCTCCGTTGCTGGCGATGCTCATCGGCATCACGCTGCGTTCCTCTCCGAAAGGCGGATACGAGTTCAACACCGCGCTCCACATCCCCGCCTATCTGTTCCTGAGCGCCACGGTGGCGATGTTCCTGGGGTTGACGAATTCCGCCACCGAGATCCTGCGCGACCGCCCGCTGCTGCGGCGCGAGCGGAACTGCCAGCCCGGCGCGGGCCTCTATATCTCCGCGAAGCTCTGCGCGCTCGGGCTCGTGGCCGCGGCCCAGTGTCTCGCCTACCTGCTGATTGCGAACCCGATCCTCGGCATCCGCGGCATGCTTTTCGACCACTGGTTCTGGCTGACCCTTACCGCGTGGACCGGCACGGGCCTCGCGCTGGTGGTGTCCGCGCTGGTGAAAACCGAGCGCGCGGCCCTCACCTCCGTGCCCCTGTTGCTGGTGCCCCAGATGCTGTTGGCCGGCGCGCTCGTGCCCTACCGGGAAATGAACCGCGGGCTCTTCTGGTCGAATGCTCCGGCCGCCCCGGTGGTCTCGCAATCGACCGCCCCGGGCAAGGACGGTGCGGATGACGATGTCACTTCCGATAAATACTCCACCCGCGAACGCGGCGGCGCTCCGGTGCCCGCCATGTTCATGCCCCTGCGGCATTCCTACGAGGCGCTGGTGGTCGATCAGGCCACCCGCAATCCTTTCGAGTTCGAGCGATACCGCCTCCAGCGGCGCATCGAGATCATGAAGGACTTCGACAAGTCACTGCCGAACGACGTGGCCGACCGTTTCGACCTCATGAAGGAAGGCCTGCGCCGCCTGTTGGCGGCCGGCGCGCGGAATCCCGACGAGGCTGCCGACTTGCTGTCCCGCATCACCCGCATGGCGAAATCGGGCACCCGCTTGGAAGTCCAGACCATGAAAGTGTGGCCGGATGACGACACCGGTGTGCGTCCGGCGTCGGAATTCTTCGTCAACGAACGGATCGATCTCCTCGTCCGCGAGGCGGAAACCTTCCGCAACGACTACCGCAACAAGACCGACCGCAACGTCTTCCTCGCCCTGAAGAAGCCGGTGTTCGGCGCGCTGGTGGACACGCTTGATTTCTCCGCCGCGCTCCAGCTCCTGATCGTGTTCGGGTGCGGTACCGCGGCCTCGCTGATCCTCGCCGCGCAGAACCGTCGGACCCGCTGA
- a CDS encoding ParA family protein → MTSLVVSSQKGGVGKTTLSINLAHAFARAGVRTLLVDADPQGSVGLSLTRQSRLLAGFYDFLADPGIPLDRLVVPTRLETFSLVASGQASDYESGGGVAGSYLARVRAFLRASAARGFDLCILDTAAGLFGVTGDVIASSDAVLIPQQAEPLGIRSVPKLLEGLNRLRVMNPRLSVLGVVLTMVQQELAESLEAGHALRQLLPQDLVFQTVVPRDALFVRASARGLPVGVLEDGGGAQAVFDSLRSEIESKFDLQGHRSPAFG, encoded by the coding sequence GTGACCAGTCTCGTAGTTTCCAGTCAAAAAGGTGGGGTGGGCAAAACCACGTTGTCGATCAACCTTGCCCACGCGTTTGCCCGCGCGGGCGTGCGCACGCTACTGGTGGACGCCGATCCGCAGGGATCCGTCGGCCTATCCCTGACAAGACAGTCACGTTTGTTGGCTGGCTTTTATGATTTCCTGGCGGACCCAGGGATTCCGCTCGACCGGCTGGTGGTGCCGACGCGCCTCGAAACGTTCTCGCTGGTGGCCAGCGGCCAGGCCAGCGACTACGAGTCCGGCGGCGGGGTGGCGGGTTCCTATTTGGCCCGCGTCCGGGCTTTCTTACGTGCCAGCGCGGCCCGCGGATTCGACCTTTGCATCCTGGACACGGCGGCCGGCCTGTTCGGCGTGACCGGCGACGTGATCGCTTCCAGTGATGCGGTGCTGATTCCCCAACAGGCGGAGCCGCTGGGCATCCGCTCGGTGCCGAAGCTTCTCGAAGGCCTGAACCGGCTGCGGGTGATGAATCCCCGGCTGTCCGTCCTGGGAGTGGTGCTGACCATGGTCCAACAGGAGCTCGCCGAGAGCCTCGAGGCCGGCCACGCCCTGCGCCAATTGCTGCCGCAGGACTTGGTGTTCCAGACGGTGGTGCCGCGTGATGCCCTTTTCGTGCGCGCAAGCGCCCGCGGTCTGCCCGTGGGGGTGCTGGAGGATGGCGGCGGCGCCCAGGCCGTGTTCGACTCGCTGCGCTCGGAAATCGAATCGAAATTCGATCTCCAAGGCCACCGTTCTCCCGCATTCGGCTGA